From one Trifolium pratense cultivar HEN17-A07 linkage group LG1, ARS_RC_1.1, whole genome shotgun sequence genomic stretch:
- the LOC123891954 gene encoding protein PXR1-like, whose amino-acid sequence MSGSGGRWLRFFVQFKLFPTSSICNKSAQRSSFCTSAKNNNNNKDIITDERYQQLENLDMITAAKILFTDPPKKKKFGFDFHLVQFFFACMPSLAVYLVAQYARNEIRRMEGEVEEKKKKKEEEEAKEREKELELNPPEENEAKSDAQLSEVKERLDKLEEIVKEIAVVTKKQSSSNIDTNQVTGEAKEPQNISAPSNTSGGKDNSLKSKPELDEESKGSVVTPNSSLQDTTGQNQSEKSS is encoded by the exons ATGTCTGGCAGCGGAGGAAGGTGGTTACGCTTCTTTGTGCAATTCAAGCTTTTTCCAACATCATCAATATGCAACAAATCTGCCCAGAGAAGTTCCTTTTGCACTTCGgcaaaaaacaataacaacaacaaggACATCATCACCGATGAACGCTATCAGCAGCTCGAAAATCTCGACATGATTACTGCCGCCAAGATCCTTTTCACCGATCCcccaaagaagaaaaagtttgG GTTTGATTTTCATcttgtgcaatttttttttgcctgcATGCCTTCCTTGG CTGTATATTTGGTGGCGCAGTATGCTCGTAATGAAATAAGAAGAATGGAAGGG GAAGTggaggagaaaaagaaaaagaaggaagaagaagaagcaaaggaaagagaaaaagaaCTGGAACTAAATCCCCCCGAGGAAAATGAAGCAAAATCTGATGCTCAGCTATCAGAGGTGAAAGAAAGACTTGACAAACTTGAAGAGATTGTGAAGGAGATTGCTGTTGTAACAAAGAAGCAATCAAGCAGTAACATAGACACAAATCAGGTAACTGGCGAAGCGAAAGAACCCCAAAATATATCTGCACCAAGTAACACGAGTGGAGGCAAGGATAATTCTCTCAAGTCAAAGCCAGAATTAGATGAAGAAAGTAAGGGTTCAGTGGTAACTCCAAATTCTTCTCTTCAGGATACAACAGGCCAGAATCAAAGTGAAAAATCTTCTTAA
- the LOC123892144 gene encoding protein DEHYDRATION-INDUCED 19 homolog 3-like has protein sequence MDSDSSWTARLSSASRRYQAALQSRSDMFMGFDENEADEDIREEFLCPFCSEYFDIVGLCCHIDEEHPMEAKNGVCPVCALRVGVDMVAHITLQHGSIFKMQRKRKSRKGGSYSTLSLLRKELREGNLQSLFGGSPCIVSSSNVAPDPLLDSFISPLGHESVSSQSHAHNETRSSKKISDETVSKSHVETPTMSVKDKEEKTKRCEFVQGLLMSTILDDDL, from the exons ATGGACTCTGATTCCTCTTGGACTGCTCGTCTCTCTTCCGCCTCTAGACGTTATCAAGCCGCTCTTCAATCTCGATcag ATATGTTTATGGGTTTCGATGAAAACGAAGCGGACGAAGATATTAGGGAAGAGTTTCTGTGTCCATTTTGTTCTGAGTATTTTGATATTGTTGGATTGTGTTGCCACATTGATGAAGAGCATCCAATGGAGGCAAAAAATGGG GTATGTCCAGTTTGTGCATTGAGGGTGGGGGTTGATATGGTCGCGCACATAACCCTACAACATGGAAGTATATTTAAG ATGCAGCGCAAGAGGAAATCGCGTAAAGGTGGATCATATTCAACGCTTTCTTTATTGAGGAAGGAGCTGAGAGAAGGAAATTTACAATCCCTTTTTGGTGGGTCTCCATGTATAGTGTCCTCGTCTAATGTAGCGCCTGATCCGCTGCTGGATTCATTTATATCGCCTTTAGGTCATGAATCTGTGAGTTCTCAGTCTCACGCACATAATGAGACAAGATCATCCAAGAAAATCTCAGATGAGACTGTATCAAAAAG CCATGTGGAGACACCAACCATGTCAGTTAAGGACAAGGAGGAGAAGACGAAAAGATGCGAGTTTGTTCAAGGGCTGTTGATGTCCACCATACTTGATGATGATTTATGA
- the LOC123892228 gene encoding kinesin-like protein KIN-14I, producing MATKPLSILSVVEDVIQKNRSQFDDIDFTSNIRKSEEASSRRNEAAMWLQNIVGGKELLDEPSEEAFRIALRSGIILCNALNKVQPGAVPNVVEAPSDIDNIPDGAALSVYQYFENVRNFLVTMEEMGLPTFDASDLEQGGKSSRIVNCVLALKSYSEWKLEGKNGLWKYGGSPKPQPTIAKIFVRKNSIPFMKSLSRGTASLGDKDGSPSEHSSSIETVLNDAVLNDGSEEGSIPSLYSLVREILHDKKQEEIPFIVESLLNKVMEEFESRAITVQQETMEEIEDVEIKQKQNDDVKYHDDEKSSMQNIIQRQHENIQELKMIVNQTKAGMHCLREKYKEDFICLGSHLYSLSTSASRYQKVLEENRKLYNQMQDLKGNIRVYCRVRPLIGQQNSCGVVGSVEEESISLVTSSKNGKEVKKTFTFNKVFGPSATQGEVFSDTQPLIRSVLDGFNVCIFAYGQTGSGKTHTMSGPDNITEETVGVNYRALRDLFCLLEQRKDTIHYDISVQMLEIYNEQVRDLLMTDASNKRLEIRNSSHNGINVPDANLVPVSSTADVLNLMSLGQKNRAVGSTAMNDRSSRSHSCLTVHVQGRELSSGNGLRGCIHLVDLAGSERVDKSEVTGDRLKEAQHINKSLSALGDVISALAQKQSHVPYRNSKLTQLLQDSLGGQAKTLMFVHISPEPEALGETISTLKFAERVSTIELGAARANKESGEVKELKEQIASLKATIARMKDGELEHFKQPSNRITRGRKLPRDDCSSIEDPKKDSSKLKSRSLDIGDIYWNSPPWPDPHGGVNGNEDDKESISCGSMYRDDSLTTDDSFSVQGDTESKQSSSPLWMATTASTNDSDEFEFATSVCSEPDMNWQSHSPKATAVSSLSVSRPKRSVHVRQGKNLETRTTIPSMLSSSPRKHSTLASQPRKHSGSIDAKRRSGNAK from the exons ATGGCGACAAAGCCATTATCAATTCTATCTGTTGTTGAAGATGTCATTCAAAAAAATAGAAGCCAATTCGATGACATCGATTTCACTTCAAATATTAGAAAATCTGAAGAAGctt cATCAAGAAGGAACGAAGCAGCTATGTGGCTGCAAAATATAGTTGGAGGAAAAGAATTGTTGGATGAACCTTCTGAAGAAGCTTTCAGGATTGCATTGCGTAGTGGCATTATCCTTTGCAACGCTCTCAACAAAGTTCAACCTGGTGCTGTACCCAAT GTAGTTGAAGCCCCAAGTGACATTGATAACATTCCTGATGGGGCAGCACTATCTGTTTATCAATACTTTGAAAATGTAAGGAATTTTCTAGTAACTATGGAGGAGATGGGGCTTCCAACATTTGATGCTTCTGATTTGGAACAG gGAGGGAAATCATCAAGGATagtgaattgtgttttagcacTTAAATCGTATAGTGAATGGAAACTAGAAGGCAAAAATGGATTGTGGAAATATGGCGGGAGTCCAAAACCACAACCTACCATTGCAAAAATATTTGTGAGGAAAAACTCAATACCATTCATGAAGTCTTTGTCTAGAGGAACTGCTTCGTTGGGCGACAAAGATGGTTCGCCGAGTGAACACTCTTCAAGCATTGAGACTGTACTTAATGATGCTGTACTTAATGATGGCAGTGAAGAG GGTTCTATTCCTTCCTTGTATTCACTAGTTCGTGAAATTTTGCATGATAAGAAGCAAGAAGAAATTCCATTT ATAGTAGAATCTCTGCTTAACAAAGTCATGGAAGAGTTTGAAAGTCGTGCGATCACAGTACAACAAGAAACG atggaagaaattgaagatgTAGAAATCAAACAAAAGCAAAATGATGATGTGAAGTACCATGACGATGAAAAGTCAAGTATGCAAAACATAATTCAAAGGCAACATGAAAACATCCAG GAATTGAAAATGATTGTTAATCAAACAAAAGCAGGAATGCACTGTCTACGTGAGAAATACAAGGAGGATTTCATTTGTCTAGGTAGTCATCTGTATAGCCTATCTACTTCTGCTTCAAGATATCAGAAAGTTCTGGAAGAAAACCGCAAATTATACAATCAGATGCAGGACTTGAAAG GTAATATTAGAGTGTACTGTAGAGTTCGCCCCTTAATAGGACAACAAAACAGTTGTGGCGTTGTCGGTAGTGTAGAGGAAGAAAGTATTTCACTCGTAACGTCTTCTAAGAATGGAAAAGAGGTGAAGAAAACATTTACTTTTAACAAAGTGTTTGGTCCTTCTGCAACTCAAG GGGAGGTTTTCTCAGATACACAACCTCTGATTCGTTCGGTTTTGGATGGATTCAATGTTTGTATATTTGCCTACGGCCAGACAGGGTCAGGAAAAACACACACTATG TCTGGACCAGACAATATTACTGAGGAAACAGTTGGTGTCAACTACCGTGCTTTGAGGGATCTTTTCTGTCTCTTAGAACAAAGGAAAGACACCATTCACTATGATATCTCTGTCCAGATGCTTGAGATATACAATGAGCAAGTTAGAGACCTACTAATGACAGACGCTTCTAACAAAAG ATTAGAAATTCGCAACAGTTCCCATAATGGTATTAACGTGCCAGATGCAAACCTTGTTCCTGTTTCATCCACTGCTGATGTCTTAAATTTGATGAGCTTGGGACAAAAGAATCGAGCAGTTGGTTCTACTGCCATGAATGATCGGAGTAGTCGTTCTCATAG CTGCTTGACAGTTCATGTTCAAGGAAGAGAGCTTTCATCAGGAAATGGTCTTCGTGGATGTATCCACCTAGTTGATTTGGCAGGAAGTGAGAGGGTTGATAAATCTGAGGTGACAGGAGATAGGCTAAAGGAGGCTCAACATATTAACAAGTCGCTTTCCGCTTTAGGAGATGTAATTTCTGCCCTCGCCCAAAAGCAATCACATGTTCCTTACCGAAACAGTAAACTTACTCAATTACTTCAGGACTCTCTTG GAGGCCAAGCAAAGACACTCATGTTTGTTCATATTAGCCCGGAGCCTGAAGCTCTTGGAGAAACAATTAGTACACTGAAGTTTGCCGAAAGAGTTTCAACTATTGAACTTGGTGCAGCACGAGCTAATAAAGAGAGCGGCGAAGTGAAAGAGCTGAAGGAACAG ATTGCTAGTCTAAAGGCAACCATAGCGAGGATGAAGGATGGAGAGTTGGAGCACTTTAAACAGCCTTCAAATAGAATTACCAGAGGCCGTAAGTTACCAAGAGATGATTGTAGTAGCATTGAG GACCCTAAAAAGGATTCATCAAAGCTAAAAAGTCGAAGCCTTGATATCGGAGACATATATTGGAATTCACCTCCATGGCCAGATCCACATGGTGGGGTAAATGGAAATGAGGATGATAAGGAATCGATTTCTTGTGGAAGTATGTATAGGGATGATAGCTTAACAACTGATGATAGCTTCTCAGTACAGGGGGACACAGAAAGCAAACAATCGTCTTCTCCATTGTGGATGGCCACCACCGCATCCACAAATGATTCTGATGAGTTTGAGTTTGCAACTAGTGTATGTTCAGAACCAGACATGAATTGGCAATCCCATTCACCAAAAGCAACCGCCGTTTCCAGTTTATCAGTGTCTAGACCAAAGAGATCAGTTCATGTCAGACAAGGGAAGAACTTAGAAACCAG GACTACGATCCCATCGATGCTTTCTTCATCACCAAGAAAACATTCCACCTTAGCTAGCCAACCAAGAAAGCATTCAGGTTCAATTGATGCTAAAAGAAGAAGTGGAAATGCCAAATGA